One genomic window of Metopolophium dirhodum isolate CAU chromosome 4, ASM1992520v1, whole genome shotgun sequence includes the following:
- the LOC132943500 gene encoding SID1 transmembrane family member 1-like: MWKPILVVWFGLSSVWSELISGQYASYKSNDLIPIVLKGNYSQNYPTIINNTVSYLFLYDYMKNSTLEPPRVKVTLIEPENNDIIDPLIVVVRHRSGVISWQLPYIEKQQEIKYYKAAHILCPSLSASNNESGIVVSVSTNSPINITFILRLDVQKSFNVLLNQEVSFSLSPSEPVYYYYSFKQNASMVLLHVISDDVMCMTLSIQNSSCPVFDSLETVQYDGLRQTVSKTGGIIISKDEYPLGLFIVFVVHSDNSACNRGNYQATNSRTKSISFVVKPTVDFNYQIINCLIVTFIFISILVLTTFFYHAKRDNLKTIDITQEEPSTSICSTPVNIQPDNVSYDSSLDETDIDILKSPEPWKDLIRTKACLYVSDLSKKDHRILKAKSSLYVWNLITVAVFYSLPVIQLVFTSQKMLNETGNQDLCYYNFLCSHSFVLGPWKFSDFNHIFSNIGYIFFGLLFILITYKRECVNIPNQKFGIPNHCGLYYAMGSALAMEGLMSACYHVCPNHSNFQFDTSFMYIICMLSMIKIYQTRHPDINANAYLVFGVLAFVIILGLTGIMYEGPILFILFTCLHLIMIFWLSAQIYYMGRWKLDKKTPKRFLNHLMTAPNPCKPKYPNRMVLLSIGILINLGLAVSHWIIKFGNFGNYLLILFMVNLILYLSFYIVMKLISKEKLHFWPLLYILLAMIFWSASLYFYMHKSSSWTLSAAESRTYNTPCTFMDFYDNHDIWHFLSAISLYLSFMVLFTLDDDVNNKPTATIPVF, from the exons ATGTGGAAACCAATACTTGTCGTATGGTTTGGCCTGTCATCAGTGTGGAGTGAATTAATCAGTGGTCAATATGCAAGTTACAAGTCAAATGATCTTATACCCATTGTCTTGAAGGGAAATTACTCTCAAAATTATCCAACAATTATCAACAACACTGTTTCTTATTTGTTTCTTTATGATTACATGAAG AATTCTACTTTAGAACCACCAAGAGTTAAGGTCACATTAATAGAACcagaaaataatgatattatagatCCTTTAATAGTTGTTGTAAGACATCGTTCTGGTGTGATATCATGGCAACTTCCATACATAGAAAAACAACAAGAAATAAA atattataaagcCGCTCATATATTATGTCCGTCATTAAGTGCTTCTAACAATGAAAGTGGAATAGTTGTAAGTGTATCAACTAACAGTCCAATAAATATCACATTCATTTTACGTTTGGATGTTCAAAAATCATTTAATGTATT attaAATCAAGAAGTATCATTCAGCCTATCACCATCTGaaccagtatattattattatagttttaaacaaaACGCTTCTATGGTATTACTTCATGTTATATCTGATGATGTCATGTGTATGACATTGTCAATACAAAATTCATCG tgTCCAGTTTTTGACTCTCTAGAAACAGTTCAATATGATGGTTTACGGCAAACTGTCAGCAAAACTGgtggtattattatatcg aaaGATGAATACCCACTTGGACTGTTTATAGTTTTTGTAGTTCACAGTGATAATTCAGCATGTAATCGAGGAAACTATCAAGCAACAAATTCCAGAACAAAAAGCATTAGTTTTGTGGTGAAACCAACTGTTGATTTTAATTACCAAATAATCAATTGCTTAAtagtaacttttatttttatttctattttggtattaaccacatttttttatcatgCAAAAAG agATAATCTAAAAACAATTGACATCACACAAGAAGAACCATCAACCAGTATTTGTTCAACCCCTGTTAATA ttcaacCTGATAATGTGAGTTATGATTCATCTTTGGATGAGACTGATATTGACATTTTGAAGTCACCTGAACCTTGGAAAGATTTGATTAG aaccAAAGCATGTCTATATGTCAGTGATTTATCTAAAAAAGATCATAGAATTTTAAAAGCCAAATCTAGCTTATATGTATGGAATTTGATAACAGTAGCTGTATTTTATTCATTGCCTGTTATTCAATTAGTTTTTACTTCACAAAAA atgctCAATGAAACTGGGAATCAAgatttgtgttattataattttctgtgTTCGCATAGTTTTGTATTAGGACCATGGAAATTTAGTGATTtcaatcatatattttcaaatattgggtatatattttttggacttcttttcattttaattacatataaacGAGAATGTGTGAATATACCCAATCAA AAATTTGGTATTCCCAATCATTGTGGTTTGTATTATGCAATGGGATCAGCACTGGCTATGGAAGGGTTAATGAGTGCTTGTTATCATGTATGCCCTAATCATTCCAACTTTCAATTTG ATACGagttttatgtacataatatgtatgttgaGTATGatcaaaatttatcaaactaGACATCCTGACATCAATGCTAATGCATATTTAGTGTTTGGTGTTTTGGCATTTGTTATTATACTTGGTCTTACTGGTATTATGTACGAAGGTCCAATACTTTTTATACTCTTCACttgtttacatttaataatgatattttggtTATCTGCACAAATATACTATATGGGCAGGTggaaattag ataaaaaaacacCAAAACGTTTTTTAAACCACTTAATGACTGCGCCAAATCCATGTAAACCGAAGTATCCAAACCGTATGGTTTTGTTAAGTATTG gtattttaataaacttgGGATTGGCCGTAAGTCATTGGATCATAAAGTTTGGTAATTTTGGAAATTaccttttaatattgtttatggtCAATTTGATTCTGtatctatcattttatattgttatgaagTTGATATCAAaggaaaaattacatttttggccATTACTGTACATTTTGTTGGCTATGATATTTTGGTCTGCctcattgtatttttatatgcataaatCAAGTTCATGGAct CTAAGTGCAGCTGAATCAAGAACGTATAACACACCATGTACTTTTATGGATTTCTATGATAATCACGATATTTGGCATTTCCTGTCAGCTATTAGTTTGTATCTCTCATTTATGGTTTTGTTCACATTGGACgatgatgttaataataaacCTACAGCAACAATACCTGTTTTTTAG
- the LOC132943985 gene encoding homeobox protein TGIF2-like, protein MAKFNRKLQVTVRPQKRPNLPKAAVNILTRWLEENCTNPYPSESTKKILMEVTNLTKNQIYNWFINSRRRILPNILKEKDIDKSLILLKIKKFTCFTRNSFAHHFEKKTQCKTTKKLLESETNIEPKNEDYNLQLLAEVATKLPRITCTS, encoded by the exons ATGGCTAAATTCAACAGGAAACTTCAAGTTACGGTAAGACCACAGAAGAGACCAAATTTACCTAAAGCTGCCGTCAATATATTAACTAGATGGCTTGAAGAAAATTGCACCAACCCCTATCCATCCGAATCAACAAAGAAAATTTTAATGGAAGTTACAAATCTTACTAAAAatcaa ATTTACAATTGGTTCATAAATAGCCGTCGTAGAATTCTTCCAAACATTTTAAAGGAAAAGGATATAGACAAAAGTCTAAtactattgaaaattaaaaagtttacgTGTTTCACTCGTAACAGTTTTGCTCACCATTTTGAAAAGAAAACTCAATG caaaaCCACCAAAAAATTGCTTGAATCAGAAACTAATATTGAACCCAAAAACGAAGATTACAATTTGCAATTACTTGCGGAAGTGGCTACTAAATTGCCAAGAATCAcatgtacatcataa